The sequence below is a genomic window from Corvus cornix cornix isolate S_Up_H32 chromosome 1, ASM73873v5, whole genome shotgun sequence.
TTGTGCAGACCCATCTGAAGTCATCTCTCAAGATGACTAAATTTTAACCTCCCTTGGTATTCCATAGCTTGGGCAAGAgtctaaaatgtattttgtttggtCTCCTCCTGGTTTCTACAAGctaaatcaatatttttcaaactttctttttaatgtaaaaaaagcTAAGTAAAAGATACCCTTCAACTGCAGACTTGAGAAACCCTCTTGGAGGTTCTACTGCAGTCTTTCCCTCAGAGTTTGTGTTGCTATCAACAGCTCTATATAGGCCTTTGGAGAGTGGCCAGCAGATAAAGCTttaggaagaaaagacaaagctatttaattttaaaggaaaacatgcTTAGTATGTTTCACAAACTAGGAACAAGGCACTGCTTTGGAGAACTGATGTGTGCTTTTGATAGATGTTTCAATTTCAGCTTTTATCTTGCAGCTTGTTTGTGTGAATTTGGGAAAATCATATTTTGTTCAGTTAGTGTAACCTGTACATGTTCCAGATCATCACACCTGGCTGCATGGCCTCACAATGCACATCTGCTGAACCAGGAGGCTGCGTGGGTGCAGGTCACTTGAACAACATTCCCAGACAAATGGCATAGTGGGGAACAGGCTGCTGAGCTGAGATCCATGGATAATTCAGTAGCTGAATTCAGTAGGCTGATTAGGTGAGTGTTACATGGCACTTTCTGCTCCTCCTTGTTCTTGTCAGTGTTCCTACAATTTTGGATCCCCTTAGTACACGATATAAGCTGCCAGTTCTTTTTGACTCTTGCAACACCCTATTAAAACGcccagtgcagcagctgcatcccagTGGGCatattcttcttttccctttgcaagGTCTCAGCAGTGTCATGTCCACTGCTGGCCTGCCCTTCCCACATTACCTGTGTGGGGTATCCCTTTGCTCTGCAATGTGCCTGCCGGTCTCTACGTGTGCAAGTATCACGCTGGAGTCCTCAGGACTGGTGGCAAACACAAATGTAGCACTGGGAGGTGACAGACTATGGCCTAAAACTCAAGCTGTGCCTTGTATGTGGCAGAGATCTAAACAGCAAGAGTGGCTACTGATGCTTTGGTTTGGGACAGactacaaaggaaaagcagctctgtgtctTCTCCCTCATTGCCCATGCTGTTGTCCACAAAAATCAGATTCGTTACCTGGTGTGCAACAAGACAGTAATTACACACTTAAGAGAGAcattgattatttattttagaggtGTGCAAGCCTGGGTGTTCCGTGGTATTCCACAGATCAAGCACCAACTACCAAAGCTTTTTACTATTTAgacattttagcaaacaaaggaattGGTATTCATTGGCTATAAGTTACATAGTTTTCTTATTAATTAGTATTCTCTCTTCTATTGGTTAATGATGTTGTCACTTTTCATGCTAAATAGTCTGCATGCTCAGTCTTCTACAAGTCAGTGTGTTTCTGGTGTCAGTGGTACATGAGTTGGTGGTCACCACCTCCCCCTACCAGAATTAACTTTTACCCAGCTGGAGGTATTTTAACACAATTGCCAAGTTGGCTTTATTAGTTTCTTCCTTATCTTGGGAGTTCTGCCAGATGTCCTTGAAGGCCATAAATTTTGCATTCTTTGTGTACAGGCATCCTTCTTTCCAAGATTTGTGACCCTCCCCCCAGGTCTGAGATCACTGAAGCATGTCAAGCCCTAAACCTTAACAAGGCAATTCTTCCAACAGGTAATTTGTCTTTCTAACACCTGGACAGCACTTGGAGCTTGTTAGCTGCTCTCTGTTTCATAGTCTAAATCTCCTTTCTTGCTGATTAGGCTTGAAAGCATAGAGCGATCCAGCATCAGAGCACATCCTTTTGCAGCAATGCCAAGGGCCGGCCCTGCTGGCCCCCTGCCATGAAACCGCAACATTCATGTTCGCAGTGACGATGACTGTGCTGTATCCGTGTAGCCACCCCCACAAAGAACTGATCCTCTATTTTCCCCACTGGTTGAGTAGGAAAAAAGAGGTTTAGGTGGCTGGCCACAACTTTCAGCGTGGAGCCCAAGGCCGTCACTTGCAGCTCTTGCTGACCGCGGCGGGTGCCAGCTGCTCTCGCCTGACGAGGCCATTTTTCCTCCCCGCTGCCCGCTCCCTCCTAACGCTTCTGGCTCGTTCAGTACCGAGCACCCCTGGAAAATGTCACTTTGGCACCGCCACTATGTAGCAGCCCCCGCCCTCGTTTGGTGACGGCCAACGCCGCTGGGAGGAGCGGGAAGAGGCGGGGGAGCCGGCGGGAGGAGAGTTCCGCACCTGCCGCTCCCAGCAGGCCGCGGGCCGGGAAGGGgcgggccaggccaggccaggtTTCCCGGAACCAGGAGCGCCCACCCGGCCGCCTCTGGCGCTTTCTCCCCGCGGGCTGAGGGTGCCGGAAACTGCCCGCCATGTCCTCGGTGGCCGCCGCCAGCTGCGacggcgggggcgcgggggagGCGCGGGAGGAGAAGAAGCCGCTGAAGCCCTGCTGCGCCTGCCCCGAGACCAAGAAGGCGCGGGACGCCTGGTAGGGACCCGGCCCCAGCTCCCCGCGGCGGCCCCTCCGCGCCCGGGCGTTCCCCCTTCCCGCCCGTGTGTGcgccctgccccgccggcctttcttcccttccaggAGTGTGTGCCTCTGCCAGCGTGCGCCCGTGATTTTGGGAGCTCTCCCCACCCCGGACGGAGTGTGCTGGAGCACCcgagggaggagggagagtgtggagaaggagaggaaactGTCTTAAAAGGATAATGTAGAAGCGAAGAGGTTAATACCTCATAGCCCCAGTTTAAAACAGGTTTCAAAGATCGGCTTTTAATGCTGTTTGTAAATCTTCACTATTATTGATTGACTGAAGCAGCACGTACTAGCAGCTGGTAACATCTTTATTGTTCAGCTGATTATAAATTACgttctcttttaaataaagaaaaatactctgttttttTTGGGTCTCAGAGGATGATATTTCccacagaatttcaaaatttgACGGTGACCTATATAGCTGCATTGGTAATTATAGACTTAGTCATGATCATAGGACCTATAAAATAGTATGAAATGCACCCTCAAAATGGAGCTCCTTAGTCTATGACAGTGAAtctttaaagtttaaaaaacttTAATCTGATGACcaagttgtcttttttttttttttttttttttactttgctgttGGTATAGATGGTGTTTGGTAGGTAATATAATACTGAACACTGTTTTTGCTAAATTTAGGGGAGCAGGTGTAATTACATATTACATGGTAGCGTGAAAGTGAATCCAGGGCCCCCTAAGAAAAGGGTGGTAGGATGGATGTTGCTGGTCAGATGGAGttgccctgggcagccagggGACGTGTCCATGCTTGTTGTAGTAAAACCTAAGAAGAAAACTAGAGAACAGCT
It includes:
- the LOC109143192 gene encoding cytochrome c oxidase copper chaperone gives rise to the protein MSSVAAASCDGGGAGEAREEKKPLKPCCACPETKKARDACIIEKGEENCGHLIEAHKECMRALGFKI